Below is a genomic region from Anaerolineales bacterium.
CGCATCTGCTGCACCAACACCATCAAGAACGCTATCCGGTTGAAGATGCTCAACCCGGATTGCCAGGTCGTTGTCCTGTACAAGAACATCATCACCTACGGCTTCCGCGAGCAGTACTACGTCGAGGCCCGCCGCCGCGGCGTGCTGTTCGTGCACTACAGCGACGACCGGCCGCCGCGCGTCCGCCTGGAGGCCCGCGGCGCTCACCAGGCTCTGCTGGTGGATGTCGACGAGCACGCCTTCGGCACGACGCTCTCGTTCGAGCCCGACCTGGTGGCTCTCAGCCTGGCCATCGAGCCCTCGCCGGGGACCCACGAGCTGGCCGAGCGCATCGGCCTCCCACTCTCGCCCGAAGGCTTCTTCATGGAAGCCCACCTCAAGATGCGGCCGATGGATTTCTCCGATGAAGGCCTGTTCCTGGCCGGCATGGCCCATTACCCGAAGTTCATCGAGGAGTGCATCACCCACTCTCTTGCCTGTGCCGCCCGCGCCCTGACCGTGCTCAGCCGGCCGACAATCCAGGTCGGCGGCGCCGTGGCCGCCGTCGACCCGGATCGCTGCGTCGGCTGCCTGACGTGCAACCGAACCTGCCCCTTTGGCATCCCGCAGATGGTGTATGACCGGGAAGGCGTCGGCAGCCTGGGCGGCCATGCCTGGATTGATCCCGCCCGCTGCCAGGGCTGCGGTACGTGTACCGGCGAGTGTCCGGCTCGCGCCATCCAGCTGGGCAGCTTCCGCGACGACCAAGTCATGGTCGGCCTCGGCCGCTGGCAGGTCCCCCTGCCGCTGGCCCAGGCGGGAGACGCATGATCCCCATGGCAGGGCGCTTGGCTCCCGCTCGATCCCGCCTGTCAGCCGCTGGCGAGGCCGCTGCGTGATTGCCTCCAACGGCTACGTCCCTGAGATCACCGCCTTCACCTGCTCGTACTGCGGGTACATGGCCGCCGACACCGCCGGCGCGCTTCGCCTTCAGTACCCGGCCAACGTCAAGCTCATCCGCCTTCCCTGCACCGGCAAGATCGACGTTCAGTACCTGCTGAACGCCTTCGAGCAAGGGGCCGATGCGGTATATGTCGTTGCTTGCTCGCTGGGCAACTGCCATCACGTGCACGGGAACGAACGCGGCCTGGCCCGAGTGGCTCGCACCAAGGCCATTCTGCAGTCGATTGGCCTGGAGCCGGGGCGGCTGGAGATGTTCTTCGTTTCGGGCGGCATGGGGCACACCTTTGCCGAGATCGCCCGCCAGATGACCGAGAGGGCGCAGGGCTTCGGGCCGAATCCGCTCAAGGGCGAACTGGTCGCCGCCAGGACCGGGGAGCCGCCGGAGCCGCCGCCGCTGGCGGCACCCCGGGGAAGTGGCTGAGCCCACCCGGGAGCCGATCCCAGGCCTCCCTCGCCCGATCGGTGGGGCTACCCAGTGACGCCGTACCCACATCTGGCTGACGACCATGTCCGAAGAGGCGGGATCAGGACCGGCGATGAGCCCTTTCCCGCCCTAAGTGGATGAAATTGCTCCCCTCCGGGCATGACATCCGGCACTGGGGAGTGTGGACCGGCCAAACCTATCATGGGTGTGTACCTGCGGGCCACCCAGCCCGCTCTCAGACTTGGAACCGATCGGACGTGCTGAACGAGCGGTCTACCAGGAACCGACGGTTCCGACCCAGGAGGAGCGCTCCTTCATCACACAGCTAGGGGAGGGGCGTAGCGTGAGCACTCAGCCCGGCACCGCCCCAGTAGAGGCGACTGCCTCGTCGCGCGCCGGGCAACCCGTGGGCGCCGTGCTCGTCGTCGGCGGGGGTATCGCCGGCATGCAGGCCAGTCTCGACCTGGCCGACCAGGGTTACCGCGTCATTCTGACCGAGACCCAGTCCGCCATCGGCGGCCACATGGCCCAGCTCGACAAGACCTTCCCCACCAATGACTGCGCCATGTGTACGATCAGCCCCAAGCTGGTCGAGACCGGACGCAACCTGAACATCGACGTCCTGGTGGACACCGAGGTCGTCCGCCTCGACGGGCAGGCCGGCGACTTCACCGTCACCTTGCGCAAGAAGCCGCGCTACATCGACCTGACGAAGTGTGTCGGCTGTGGCGACTGCGCCAACGTGTGCCCGGTGGTGATCCCCGATCTGTTCAATGAGGGCCTCTCCACCCGTCACGCCGCCTTCAAGCTCTATCCACAGGCTGTTCCCAACGCCTACGCCATCGAGAAGCTGGGAGTTTCCCCGTGCCGCGACGCCTGCCCGGCCCACCAGCGGGCACAGGGCTACATCGCCCTGATCCGCGAGGGCCGCTATGACGACGCCCTGCGCGTGATCAAGGAAGACAATCCCTTCCCCGGCATCTGCGGCCGCATCTGCAATCACCGCTGCGAAGACGCCTGCAATCGCGGCCTGCTGGACGAGCCGGTCAACATCCGCGCCCTGAAGCGCTTCGTGACCGACAAGGTGTACGCCCGGCCGCGTCTGCCGAGGCCCAGGGCTGAGCTTCTCCACCCGGAGCGGGTGGCGATCATCGGCGCCGGGCCGTGCGGCCTGACCTCCGCCCAGGACCTGGCCCGCCTGGGCTACGCCGTCACGGTCTTCGAGGCGCTGCCAGTGGCGGGCGGCATGCTGCGCGTCGGCGTCCCCGAATATCGCTTGCCGGCCGGAATCATCGAGCGCGAGATCGCCGATATCACCGACCTCGGGATTGATTTGCGCTTGAACACCCGCGTCGACGACCTGGATACCCTGTTTGATCAGGGATTTGCGGCCGTGCTGGTGGCGGTCGGCGCCCACGAAGGCGTTCGTCTGCCGATCCCCGGCGCCAACCTGCCCGGGGTGTTGATCAACACCCACTTCCTGCGCGACGTGCGTCTGGCAACCCCGCCGGAACTCGGACGCCGGGTACTGGTGCTGGGCGGCGGCAACGTCGCCATCGACGTCGCCCGCACGGCCGTCCGCTTGGGCTCCGAGGTCTATCTTGCCTGTCTCGAACCGCGCGCGGCGATGCTGTGCCATCCGTCGGAATCGGAGGCGGCCGAAGCCGAGGGGGTGACGATCCACGCCTCGCGCACCTTCTTGCGGGTTGTGGAGGATGGGTCCGGACATGCCGCTGGCGTGGAATGCGTCCGCGTGCGTTCGTTCTCCTTCGACCACGAGCGCCGGCTTCA
It encodes:
- a CDS encoding 4Fe-4S binding protein; the protein is RICCTNTIKNAIRLKMLNPDCQVVVLYKNIITYGFREQYYVEARRRGVLFVHYSDDRPPRVRLEARGAHQALLVDVDEHAFGTTLSFEPDLVALSLAIEPSPGTHELAERIGLPLSPEGFFMEAHLKMRPMDFSDEGLFLAGMAHYPKFIEECITHSLACAARALTVLSRPTIQVGGAVAAVDPDRCVGCLTCNRTCPFGIPQMVYDREGVGSLGGHAWIDPARCQGCGTCTGECPARAIQLGSFRDDQVMVGLGRWQVPLPLAQAGDA
- a CDS encoding hydrogenase iron-sulfur subunit — its product is MIASNGYVPEITAFTCSYCGYMAADTAGALRLQYPANVKLIRLPCTGKIDVQYLLNAFEQGADAVYVVACSLGNCHHVHGNERGLARVARTKAILQSIGLEPGRLEMFFVSGGMGHTFAEIARQMTERAQGFGPNPLKGELVAARTGEPPEPPPLAAPRGSG